In Haliscomenobacter hydrossis DSM 1100, the DNA window TGCCGGGTTCGGTAGCCTCCCACTTCAACAACCACGAACCGAGTGCCGACGATGACTGGAAAATACAACCCGAAGACCTGGGCCAGATGGTCGTGGACTTGCTGAAGATGAACCCGAGGACCTTGCCTAGTAAAATTGAGGTGCGGCCAAGTCAGACGAGCAAGAAGTAAAGACTTTCCTTCTTGCTGGTGCCGTGGAAGTGTTCAAAACGGAGTTGAGGGGTCATGTTCCTAATCCCGAATGTATATTTTTTGATATTGCTTCGGGCTTATTCCCTTCATCGTTTTGAATTGGCTATTGAAATTAGATACGGTATTGAAGCCGCTTTCGTAGCACACCTGCGCGATGGACATTTTGCCCACCAGCAAAAGTTTGCAGGCGTGACCGATCCGAATTTCCCGCACAAAATCTGAAAAAGTTTTGTTGGTGCGGCTTTTAAAATAGCGACAAAAAGCGGCTTCCGTCATATTTGCCAAAGCGGCAACCGCGGATAAGCTGATTTTTTCTTTGTAGTGTTTGAGCACATATTCGTGGACCAGTCGCATGCGTTCCGTTTCAGAAATTTTATGCGTGTTTGCGTAATTGACACTGGCAATGAATTGGTAGTCTGTGCAGGTGGATAGTTTTTGTAAAATTGACAAGAGTTTCAGGACGCCCTCAAAACCACTTGTGGTATCCAATTCGATTAAGTCAGCAATGATGTCTGTTTTCAGGCTATGGCTATGGGTCAGGTCCAGGCCCCGTTCGCTGGAGGCAAGCAGTTGTTTAATGGTATACATTTCAGGCTTTTCAAAGAAATCTTTGCCTAAAAAATCTTCGGTAAAGTAGACCACAATGCCTTGCGTTTGCAGGGTCGAATCCCGCTCAAAATAGGCGCGGTCACTGCGCCACAGATGGGGCACATTCGGGCCTAAAAAAACGGTATCCCCTGCTTCAAAATGACGAATGTCGTCGCCGATAAAACGGGTTCCACTGCCCTCCACGACCGTGAACAATTGATAATGGGGGTGAAAATGCCAGTTGGGGTCAAAATGTGCCTCTTTCAGGTTCCGCACGATGTAGGACTGATTGAGGCTTTCCAGCGACTTTTTGAGCAGTGGTTTCATGCACTATTTCCTGAATATTAACAAAAATTCTACCTTGTTTACATAAAAATATCAAAATACAGTCAAAAATAGTAAAAACACGCCTATTTTAAATTGTCGATTCCAACTAGATTTGTTTATCAGTCTCTTAAACAGATCGCATGCAAATTGGAATGAATCTTT includes these proteins:
- a CDS encoding AraC family transcriptional regulator — protein: MKPLLKKSLESLNQSYIVRNLKEAHFDPNWHFHPHYQLFTVVEGSGTRFIGDDIRHFEAGDTVFLGPNVPHLWRSDRAYFERDSTLQTQGIVVYFTEDFLGKDFFEKPEMYTIKQLLASSERGLDLTHSHSLKTDIIADLIELDTTSGFEGVLKLLSILQKLSTCTDYQFIASVNYANTHKISETERMRLVHEYVLKHYKEKISLSAVAALANMTEAAFCRYFKSRTNKTFSDFVREIRIGHACKLLLVGKMSIAQVCYESGFNTVSNFNSQFKTMKGISPKQYQKIYIRD